One Motacilla alba alba isolate MOTALB_02 chromosome 15, Motacilla_alba_V1.0_pri, whole genome shotgun sequence DNA segment encodes these proteins:
- the LOC119707510 gene encoding protein DGCR6, producing the protein MARPGGFEAAEQQQQQQQEVLSRQQERHYRLLAELQALVKALPSACQQRLSYTTLSELALALLDGTVFEIVQGLLEIQHLTEKNLYSQRRQLHSEHRGLKQELFHRHKEAQQCCRPHNLPLLRAAQQREMEAMEQQIREEQRMMDEKIVLELDQKVIDQQSTLEKAGVSGFYITTNPQELTLQMNLLELIRKLQQKEAEAEKNFS; encoded by the exons ATGGCGCGGCCCGGCGGGTTCGAGGCggccgagcagcagcagcagcagcagcaggaggtgttGTCCCGGCAGCAGGAGCGGCACTACCGGCTGCTGGCCGAGTTGCAGGCGCTTGTCAAGGCGCTGCCCAG TGCCTGCCAGCAGCGTCTCTCGTACACCACGTTGTCCGAGCTGGCGCTGGCGCTGCTGGACGGGACCGTGTTCGAGATcgtgcaggggctgctggaaatccagcacCTCACCGAGAAGAACCTGTACAGCCAGCGGCGGCAGCTGCACAGCGAGCACCGCG ggctgaagCAGGAGCTGTTCCACCGGCACAAGGaggcccagcagtgctgcaggccCCACAACTTGCCACTGCTCCGTGCAGCCCAGCAGCGCGAGATGGAG GCTATGGAGCAACAGATCCGAGAGGAACAGCGAATGATGGATGAGAAGATAGTCTTGGAATTGGACCAAAAAGTAATCGACCAGCAGAGCACCCTGGAGAAGGCCGGGGTGTCTGGCTTCTACATCACCACCAACCCCCAG GAGCTGACTCTACAGATGAATTTGCTGGAGCTGATTcggaagctgcagcagaaggaagctgaggcagagaagaatttttcctga
- the SLC7A4 gene encoding cationic amino acid transporter 4, producing the protein MARWLPRSTDLTRFCQKLNRTKTLEDDMMETSLNRCLSTIDLTLLGIGGMVGSGLYVLTGTVAKEIAGPAIIISFIIAGFASLLAALCYAEFGARVPKTGSAYMFTYVSVGEIWAFLIGWNVLLEYMIGGAAVARAWSGYLDSIFNHKIKNFTETHVGAWQVPFLARYPDFLAAAILLVATAFISFGAKVSSWLNHIFSAISMGVILFILIMGFVLAQPKNWSAQEGGFAPYGLSGIMAGTATCFYAFVGFDVIAASSEEARNPQRAVPRAIAFSLGLATGAYILVSVVLTLMVPWHTLDPDSALADAFYRRGYAWAGFLVAAGSICAMNTVLLSNLFSLPRIVYAMAEDGLFFQVFSRVHPRTQVPVVGIVVFGLLMALLALVFDLEALVQFLSIGTLLAYTFVAASIIVLRFQQQQGDAPAPAASRPSPEPHAGPSGAELKEYESFSDKLQLVDRDKSKEQREPGQLKAAFEPYLEFLSDFYPGEVVTVAVVTLMVSAICLCSILVFGNTHLHLPTWSYSLLLVLFSLGFLLSLLLIWAHEQQHSTQTFQIPLVPLSPALSIILNIYLMLKLSYMTWLRFAVWLLLGLLVYFGYGIWHSKENLREPRPQRVSARYVVFPGGSLEERVQAVQPSCQPATGLPDTGTEDCKR; encoded by the exons ATGGCCCGATGGCTGCCCCGCTCCACCGACCTGACCCGCTTCTGCCAGAAGCTCAACCGGACGAAGACCCTGGAGGACGACATGATGGAGACATCCCTGAACAGATGCCTCTCCACCATTGACTTGACGCTGCTGGGCATCGGGGGCATGGTGGGCTCCGGGCTGTACGTCCTCACAGGCACTGTGGCCAAGGAGATCGCTGGCCCCGCCATCATCATCTCCTTCATCATCGCCGGCTTTGCCTcgctcctggctgctctctgctaCGCCGAGTTTGGAGCCCGCGTGCCCAAGACGGGCTCTGCCTACATGTTCACCTACGTGTCCGTGGGTGAGATCTGGGCTTTCCTCATTGGCTGGAACGTGCTGCTGGAGTACATGATCGGGGGCGCCGCCGTGGCCAGGGCCTGGAGTGGCTACCTGGACTCCATCTTCAACCACAAGATCAAGAACTTCACTGAGACCCATGTGGGTGCCTGGCAGGTGCCATTCCTGGCCCGCTATCCAGACTTCCTGGCAGCTGCCATCCTGCTGGTAGCCACAGCCTTCATCTCCTTTGGGGCCAAAGTGTCCTCCTGGCTCAACCACATCTTCTCAGCCATCAGCATGGGCGTCatcctcttcatcctcatcaTGGGCTTTGTCCTCGCGCAGCCCAAGAACTGGAGCGCCCAGGAGGGTGGCTTTGCCCCATATGGGCTGTCAGGCATCATGGCTGGCACGGCCACCTGCTTCTACGCCTTTGTGGGCTTTGATGTCATCGCAGCCTCCAGCGAAGAGGCCAGGAACCCGCAgagggctgtccccagggccatTGCTTTCTCCTTGGGGCTGGCCACCGGTGCCTACATCCTGGTGTCAGTTGTGCTGACGCTGATGGTGCCCTGGCACACGCTGGACCCTGACTCTGCCCTGGCTGACGCATTCTACAGGAGGGGCTACGCCTGGGCAGGGTTTCTGGTGGCTGCTGGCTCCATCTGTG CAATGAACACAGTTCTGTTGAGCAACCTCTTCTCCCTGCCACGCATCGTCTACGCCATGGCCGAGGACGGGCTCTTCTTTCAGGTCTTCTCCCGAGTGCACCCCCGCACACAGGTGCCTGTGGTTGGCATTGTGGTCTTTGGGCTGCTcatggccctgctggccctcGTCTTTGACCTGGAGGCCCTGGTGCAGTTCCTGTCCATCGGCACTCTGCTGGCCTACACCTTCGTGGCCGCCAGCATCATCGTCCTGcgcttccagcagcagcagggggacGCGCCCGCCCCAGCGGCCAGCcggcccagccctgagccccacGCGGGCCCGTCCGGGGCTGAGCTGAAGGAGTACGAGTCCTTCTCCGACAAGCTGCAGCTGGTGGACAGGGACAAGAGCAAGGAGCAGCGGGAGCCGGGGCAGCTGAAGGCAGCTTTTGAGCCCTACCTGGAGTTCCTCAGCGACTTCTACCCGGGGGAGGTGGTCACAGTGGCTGTGGTGACCTTGATGGTGTCTGCCATCTGCCTCTGCTCCATCTTAGTGTTTGGCAACACCCACCTCCACCTGCCTACCTGGAGCTactccctgctgctggtccTCTTCAGTCTGGGcttcctgctcagcctcctcctcatcTGGGCgcatgagcagcagcacagcacccagacCTTCCAG atCCCCCTggtccccctgtccccagcactgagcaTCATCCTCAACATCTACCTGATGCTGAAGCTCAGTTACATGACGTGGCTCCGCTTCGCCGTCTGGCTGCTCTTGG GCTTGCTCGTCTACTTCGGCTATGGCATCTGGCACAGCAAGGAGAACCTGCGGGAGCCGCGGCCCCAGCGCGTCAGCGCCCGCTACGTGGTGTTCCCGGggggcagcctggaggagagggtGCAGGcagtccagcccagctgccagcctgccaccGGGCTGCCAGACACCGGCACCGAGGACTGCAAGAGATGA